The Glycine soja cultivar W05 chromosome 3, ASM419377v2, whole genome shotgun sequence genome window below encodes:
- the LOC114407242 gene encoding secoisolariciresinol dehydrogenase-like, translated as MAMRLEGKVALITGGASGIGEATARLFLCHGAKVIIADIQDNLGHSLCQNLNSSDNNISYVHCDVTNDNDVQNAVNAAVSRHGKLDILFSNAGTVGRVSPSITALDNADLKRVFEVNVFGAFYAAKHAAKVMIPEKRGSIVLTSSVASVTHAVSPHAYTASKHAVVGLMKNLCVELGNHGIRVNCVSPYAVATPLMTRGTRMKKEMVEKVYSEAGNLKGVVLKEEDLAEAALFLASDESKYVSGVNLVVDGGYSVTNVSVKEAVRKFPGKPKL; from the exons ATGGCTATGAG GTTAGAAGGCAAGGTGGCACTAATAACCGGTGGAGCCAGTGGCATCGGCGAAGCCACCGCAAGGCTTTTCCTTTGCCACGGTGCCAAGGTCATCATCGCTGACATCCAAGACAACCTCGGACACTCCCTCTGCCAAAACCTCAACTCCTCCGACAACAACATTTCCTACGTTCACTGCGACGTCACCAACGATAACGACGTCCAAAACGCCGTCAACGCCGCCGTCTCGCGTCACGGCAAGCTCGACATCCTGTTCAGTAACGCCGGCACTGTTGGCCGTGTGAGCCCTTCCATCACGGCGCTTGACAACGCTGACTTGAAGAGGGTTTTCGAGGTGAATGTCTTCGGTGCTTTCTACGCCGCCAAACACGCGGCTAAGGTAATGATTCCTGAAAAGAGAGGGAGCATTGTGCTCACCTCAAGTGTTGCTTCGGTGACTCACGCGGTTTCGCCGCATGCATACACTGCGTCGAAGCACGCGGTGGTGGGTCTGATGAAGAACCTGTGCGTGGAACTGGGGAATCATGGAATCAGAGTTAACTGTGTTTCACCGTACGCGGTGGCCACTCCTCTGATGACACGTGGAACCAGGATGAAGAAGGAGATGGTAGAGAAAGTGTATTCTGAGGCGGGGAACCTGAAGGGAGTGGTTTTGAAGGAAGAGGATTTGGCAGAAGCAGCTCTGTTTCTGGCTAGTGATGAGTCAAAGTACGTGAGTGGGGTTAACCTAGTTGTGGATGGAGGTTACAGTGTCACCAATGTTTCTGTTAAAGAAGCTGTGAGAAAGTTTCCTGGTAAGCCCAAGTTGTAA
- the LOC114407241 gene encoding TLD domain-containing protein 1-like translates to MGNAQSPSNNDPRYVSATRAFTQKELEDLRSLFNNLANQSQSNGKYIPPSVFQSYFGFHGPLGERMFDLVTQERKDQRLTFEDLVVAKATYEKGTKDEIEEFIFRLLDVSGDNFVGRSDLETVMIAIFNDILRIKGSDDRSSSHEDIVNIFLNAANFSKHDGGGTEGTMSFEDFRSWCTHLPSVRKLLGSLLLPPDSGRPGYQIPKLLTSKAIDSNIILLRKEYTWHIGGALSHQDLEDWNLLYHSSVNGLSFNTFLGNISNHAGPTVLIIKDKEGYIYGGYASQPWERHADFYGDLKCFLFQLNPVASIFRPTGANNNLQWCAINFSSEDIPNGIGFGGRVNHLGLFISANFDQGHTFSCTTFGSPCLSKTNRILPEVIECWGVTQDATQDKNDAVKGTILERFKEDRNMLKMVGLANSSE, encoded by the exons ATGGGCAACGCTCAGTCACCTTCCAACAATGATCCTCGATATGTTTCAGCAACcag AGCTTTTACTCAAAAGGAACTTGAAGACTTGAGGTCTCTGTTCAACAATCTGGCTAATCAATCCCAGAGCAACGGGAAATACATCCCTCCCTCCGTTTTTCAG TCATATTTTGGATTTCATGGCCCTCTTGGGGAGAGGATGTTTGATTTAGTTACTCAGGAGCGCAAGGATCAGAGGCTAACCTTTGAAGACCTCGTGGTTGCTAAA GCTACTTATGAGAAAGGGACAAAAGATGAAATTGAAGAATTCATCTTTCGCTTATTAGATGTATCTGGAGATAATTTTGTAGGGAG GTCTGATTTGGAAACTGTTATGATTGCcatttttaatgatatattaCGCATAAAAGGTTCTGATGATAGATCAAGTTCACATGAGGATATTGTCAACATATTTCTGAATGCTGCAAATTTCTCCAAGCATGATGGAGGGGGCACTGAGGGGACAATGTCTTTTGAAGATTTCAGAAGCTGGTGTACTCATCTCCCCTCTGTGAGGAAGCTTCTTGGAAGCCTGCTTTTGCCACCTGATTCAG GACGACCTGGTTATCAGATTCCTAAACTATTGACTTCGAAGGCTATTGATTCTAACATTATACTTTTGAGAAAGGAATATACTTGGCATATTGGAGGCGCACTCTCTCACCAAGACCTGGAAGATTGGAATCTTTTGTATCATAGTTCTGTTAATGGTCTTAGTTTTAATACATTCCTGGGCAACATTTC AAACCATGCAGGCCCAACTGTGTTAATTATTAAGGATAAAGAAGGTTATATATATGGAGGGTATGCTTCTCAACCATGGGAGCGTCATGCTGATTTTTACGGAGACCTGAAATGTTTCCTTTTTCAACTAAATCCAGTGGCATCTATATTCAGGCCAACTGGAGCAAACAATAACCTACAATGG TGCGCTATCAACTTCAGTTCAGAGGACATTCCAAATGGCATTGGTTTTGGGGGACGAGTGAATCACTTGGGTTTGTTCATATCAGCAAACTTTGATCAAGGACATACATTTTCGTGTACCACGTTTGGTAGCCCTTGCCTCTCCAAGACTAACCGTATATTACCAGAAGTAATAGAATGCTGGGGAGTCACTCAAGATGCGACACAAGACAAGAATGATGCTGTCAAGGGCACTATTCTGGAGAGGTTCAAGGAAGATCGCAACATGCTCAAAATGGTAGGCCTAGCAAATTCCAGCGAGTAA
- the LOC114407243 gene encoding uncharacterized protein LOC114407243 isoform X1, translating to MNEERKQRTAMSRRNESGPKLDLKLNLSPPRADRRLDSPTRSATASPTSPPSSCVSSELNQEDKSYSNSPEATSMVLVGCPRCLMYVMLSEDDPKCPKCKSTVLLDFLHDTKNPTIRRS from the exons ATGAATGAAGAAAG AAAACAGAGGACAGCCATGAGTCGCAGAAACGAAAGTGGTCCAAAGCTTGACTTGAAGCTGAACCTGTCCCCACCGAGGGCTGATCGGAGACTGGATTCGCCGACACGATCGGCGACGGCGTCTCCGACGTCACCGCCGAGCTCGTGCGTGTCTTCGGAGCTGAACCAAGAGGACAAGAGTTACTCTAACAGCCCTGAAGCCACTTCCATGGTTCTTGTGGGTTGCCCTCGCTGCCTCATGTATGTGATGCTCTCTGAGGATGATCCAAAGTGCCCCAAATGCAAAAGCACCGTTTTGCTTGATTTCCTCCATGACACCAAAAACCCCACCATAAGGAGGAGTTAG
- the LOC114407243 gene encoding uncharacterized protein LOC114407243 isoform X2, with protein MSRRNESGPKLDLKLNLSPPRADRRLDSPTRSATASPTSPPSSCVSSELNQEDKSYSNSPEATSMVLVGCPRCLMYVMLSEDDPKCPKCKSTVLLDFLHDTKNPTIRRS; from the coding sequence ATGAGTCGCAGAAACGAAAGTGGTCCAAAGCTTGACTTGAAGCTGAACCTGTCCCCACCGAGGGCTGATCGGAGACTGGATTCGCCGACACGATCGGCGACGGCGTCTCCGACGTCACCGCCGAGCTCGTGCGTGTCTTCGGAGCTGAACCAAGAGGACAAGAGTTACTCTAACAGCCCTGAAGCCACTTCCATGGTTCTTGTGGGTTGCCCTCGCTGCCTCATGTATGTGATGCTCTCTGAGGATGATCCAAAGTGCCCCAAATGCAAAAGCACCGTTTTGCTTGATTTCCTCCATGACACCAAAAACCCCACCATAAGGAGGAGTTAG